In Prunus dulcis chromosome 2, ALMONDv2, whole genome shotgun sequence, a single genomic region encodes these proteins:
- the LOC117618812 gene encoding uncharacterized protein LOC117618812 isoform X2: protein MGSLESGVPLKRDPLLRSSSTGRTERHPFLQRPRSKFSRFLLLKKLDYLQWICTVAVFLFFVVLFQMFLPGSVVEKSGVLMKNVELNSEDLRFLKELGLLDFGEDIRFEPSKLFEKFQKEAREASLTSAMNRTRQHFGYRKPQLALVFADLSVASQQLLMVTVAAALQEIGYAFSVYSLEDGPVHDVWRSLGVPVTIIQTYDQSELNIDWLNYDGILVNSLEAKGIFSCFVQEPFKSLPILWTIHEQALATRSRKYSSNRQIELFNDWKRLFSRSTVVVFPNYFLPMAYSVFDAGNFFVIPGSPAEACKADSIMVLDKNHLLAKMGYGSEDVVITIVGSQFLYRGLWLEHSIVLRAVLPLLEDFPLDNNSYSHLKIIVLSGDSTSNYSSVVEAIAYNLKYPSGIVKHVAVDMAADSVLSISDVVIYGSFLEEQSFPDILIRAMCLGKPIVAPDLSMIRKYVDDRVNGYLFPKENIRVLSQIILQVISKGKLSPLARNIASIGRGTAKSMMVSETIEGYASLLENVLMLPSEVAPPRAVAEIPPKLKEQWQWHLFEAVSNLTYLDRNLRSHTFLDDFEEQYNRTQQQTFNAITATNYSFLYSIWAEEKYSQMVNSKKRREEEMLKDRSDQSHGTWEEVYRNAKRIDRSKNDLHERDERELERIGQPLCIYEPYFGEGTWPFLHLKSLYRGIGLSTKGRRPRTDDVDAPSRLPLLNNPYYRDLLGEYGAFFAIANRIDRIHKNAWIGFQSWRITARKASLSGIAENALLDAIQTRRHGDALYFWVRMDDDPRNDLRQDFWSFCDGINAGNCKFAFSEAFKRMYGLKYNTESLPPMPVDGDTWSVMHTWALPTKSFLEFVMFSRTNIATHGFLSYL from the exons ATGGGTTCTTTGGAAAGTGGGGTTCCATTGAAGAGAGACCCTCTTCTTCGGTCTTCATCAACTGGTAGAACTGAAAGGCACCCATTTTTACAGAGACCCAGATCGAAGTTTTCAAGGTTTCTGCTCCTCAAGAAGCTAGATTACCTCCAATGGATTTGCACTGTGGCTGTGTTTCTATTCTTTGTGGTTCTTTTCCAAATGTTCTTGCCTGGTTCGGTGGTTGAAAAGTCAGGGGTTTTAATGAAAAATGTGGAATTGAATTCAGAAGATTTGAGGTTTTTGAAGGAGTTGGGTTTGCTGGATTTTGGGGAGGACATAAGATTTGAGCCTTCAAAGCTTTTCGAGAAATTTCAGAAGGAAGCTAGAGAGGCTAGTTTGACTTCTGCTATGAATAGGACACGGCAGCATTTTGGGTACAGAAAACCTCAGCTTGCACTG GTTTTTGCAGATCTGTCGGTTGCTTCACAACAGTTATTGATGGTGACTGTTGCAGCTGCTTTGCAGGAGATTGGATATGCATTTTCG GTTTATTCACTTGAAGATGGTCCTGTGCATGATGTTTGGAGAAGTTTAGGAGTTCCGGTCACCATTATCCAAACCTATGACCAGTCAGAGCTCAATATAGACTGGCTAAA TTATGATGGCATACTTGTGAACTCTCTTGAAGCAAAGGGCATCTTTTCTTG TTTTGTGCAGGAACCTTTCAAGTCTTTACCTATACTATGGACCATCCATGAACAAGCGCTTGCTACTCGATCAAGAAAATACTCTTCAAATAGGCAGATTGAACTCTTTAATGATTGGAAAAGACTCTTCAGCCGATCTACTGTTGTTGTCTTCCCAAATTATTTCCTGCCG ATGGCTTACTCAGTATTTGATGCTGgaaacttttttgttattcCGGGTTCTCCTGCTGAAGCCTGCAAGGCAGATTCCATTATGGTGTTAGACAAAAATCATCTGCTTGCTAAGATGGGTTATGGGTCTGAAGATGTTGTAATTACAATTGTGGGAAGCCAATTTTTGTACAGGGGCTTGTGGTTGGAGCATTCCATTGTTCTACGGGCTGTATTACCGCTTCTTGAGGACTTCCCGTTGGATAATAATTCTTATTCTCATCTCAAAATTATTGTTTTGAGTGGAGACTCAACAAGTAACTATAGTTCCGTTGTTGAG GCCATTGCTTACAACTTGAAGTACCCAAGTGGCATTGTGAAGCATGTAGCTGTTGATATGGCTGCAGACAGCGTCCTAAGCATATCTGATGTTGTGATATATGGATCCTTCCTTGAAGAGCAATCATTTCCAGACATTTTAATCAGGGCCATGTGCCTTGGGAAACCAATTGTTGCCCCAGATCTCTCCATGATCAGGAAATAT GTTGATGATAGAGTCAACGGCTACCTTTTCCCTAAGGAAAATATCAGGGTTCTTTCACAAATCATTTTGCAAGTTATTTCGAAAGGAAAGTTATCACCTCTAGCTCGCAACATTGCCTCAATAGGGAGAGGTACTGCAAAAAGCATGATGGTGTCGGAAACTATTGAAGGATATGCTTCGCTTCTTGAAAATGTTCTCATGCTCCCCTCGGAAGTTGCACCGCCCAGGGCTGTTGCAGAAATCCCTCcaaaattgaaagaacaaTGGCAATGGCACTTATTTGAAGCAGTATCAAATTTAACATATCTTGATAGAAATTTGAGAAGTCACACATTTTTAGATGACTTCGAGGAGCAGTATAATCGTACTCAACAGCAGACATTTAATGCTATCACTGCAACCAATTATTCATTTCTATACAGTATATGGGCCGAAGAAAAATACAGTCAGATGGTGaattccaaaaaaagaagagaggaagaaatg TTAAAGGATAGAAGTGATCAATCCCATGGAACATGGGAGGAAGTGTATCGAAATGCCAAAAGAATTGATCGGTCCAAGAATGATTTGCATGAAAGGGATGAAAGGGAGCTTGAGAGGATAGGCCAACCATTGTGTATATATGAACCTTACTTTGGTGAGGGGACCTGGCCTTTTTTACACCTAAAATCTCTTTATCGGGGAATTGGGTTG TCCACTAAAGGTCGAAGACCTAGGACCGATGATGTTGATGCACCTTCTCGTCTTCCACTTCTTAATAACCCTTATTATCGAGATCTACTTGGTGAATATGGAGCCTTCTTTGCTATTGCAAACCGGATTGATCGTATACATAAAAATGCTTGGATAGGGTTTCAGTCATGGAGAATAACAGCAAGGAAG GCATCTTTATCTGGAATAGCTGAAAATGCTTTGTTAGATGCTATTCAAACACGAAGGCATGGGGATGCACTGTACTTTTGGGTGCGTATGGATGATGATCCACGGAATGATCTGAGACAAGATTTTTGGTCATTCTGTGATGGTATAAATGCTGGAAACTGCAA GTTTGCTTTTTCGGAGGCTTTTAAAAGGATGTATGGCTTAAAGTACAATACAGAATCTTTACCGCCCATGCCTGTGGATGGGGACACGTGGTCTGTCATGCATACCTGGGCTTTGCCAACGAAGTCATTCCTAGAGTTTGTAATGTTTTCCAG GACAAACATTGCTACTCACGGCTTCTTGAGTTACTTGTAA
- the LOC117618812 gene encoding uncharacterized protein LOC117618812 isoform X1, with product MGSLESGVPLKRDPLLRSSSTGRTERHPFLQRPRSKFSRFLLLKKLDYLQWICTVAVFLFFVVLFQMFLPGSVVEKSGVLMKNVELNSEDLRFLKELGLLDFGEDIRFEPSKLFEKFQKEAREASLTSAMNRTRQHFGYRKPQLALVFADLSVASQQLLMVTVAAALQEIGYAFSVYSLEDGPVHDVWRSLGVPVTIIQTYDQSELNIDWLNYDGILVNSLEAKGIFSCFVQEPFKSLPILWTIHEQALATRSRKYSSNRQIELFNDWKRLFSRSTVVVFPNYFLPMAYSVFDAGNFFVIPGSPAEACKADSIMVLDKNHLLAKMGYGSEDVVITIVGSQFLYRGLWLEHSIVLRAVLPLLEDFPLDNNSYSHLKIIVLSGDSTSNYSSVVEAIAYNLKYPSGIVKHVAVDMAADSVLSISDVVIYGSFLEEQSFPDILIRAMCLGKPIVAPDLSMIRKYVDDRVNGYLFPKENIRVLSQIILQVISKGKLSPLARNIASIGRGTAKSMMVSETIEGYASLLENVLMLPSEVAPPRAVAEIPPKLKEQWQWHLFEAVSNLTYLDRNLRSHTFLDDFEEQYNRTQQQTFNAITATNYSFLYSIWAEEKYSQMVNSKKRREEEMLKDRSDQSHGTWEEVYRNAKRIDRSKNDLHERDERELERIGQPLCIYEPYFGEGTWPFLHLKSLYRGIGLSTKGRRPRTDDVDAPSRLPLLNNPYYRDLLGEYGAFFAIANRIDRIHKNAWIGFQSWRITARKASLSGIAENALLDAIQTRRHGDALYFWVRMDDDPRNDLRQDFWSFCDGINAGNCKFAFSEAFKRMYGLKYNTESLPPMPVDGDTWSVMHTWALPTKSFLEFVMFSRMFVDALDAQMYDEHHSSGRCYLSLSKDKHCYSRLLELLVNVWAYHSARRMVYVHPETGVMQEQHRFKSRRGHMWIKWFSYSTLKSMDEDLAEESDLEHPRRRWLWPSTGEVFWQGVYEKERNLRHKQKEKRKQKSKEKIERIRKRTHQKAIGKYVKPPPEGTDNSNATMVTRI from the exons ATGGGTTCTTTGGAAAGTGGGGTTCCATTGAAGAGAGACCCTCTTCTTCGGTCTTCATCAACTGGTAGAACTGAAAGGCACCCATTTTTACAGAGACCCAGATCGAAGTTTTCAAGGTTTCTGCTCCTCAAGAAGCTAGATTACCTCCAATGGATTTGCACTGTGGCTGTGTTTCTATTCTTTGTGGTTCTTTTCCAAATGTTCTTGCCTGGTTCGGTGGTTGAAAAGTCAGGGGTTTTAATGAAAAATGTGGAATTGAATTCAGAAGATTTGAGGTTTTTGAAGGAGTTGGGTTTGCTGGATTTTGGGGAGGACATAAGATTTGAGCCTTCAAAGCTTTTCGAGAAATTTCAGAAGGAAGCTAGAGAGGCTAGTTTGACTTCTGCTATGAATAGGACACGGCAGCATTTTGGGTACAGAAAACCTCAGCTTGCACTG GTTTTTGCAGATCTGTCGGTTGCTTCACAACAGTTATTGATGGTGACTGTTGCAGCTGCTTTGCAGGAGATTGGATATGCATTTTCG GTTTATTCACTTGAAGATGGTCCTGTGCATGATGTTTGGAGAAGTTTAGGAGTTCCGGTCACCATTATCCAAACCTATGACCAGTCAGAGCTCAATATAGACTGGCTAAA TTATGATGGCATACTTGTGAACTCTCTTGAAGCAAAGGGCATCTTTTCTTG TTTTGTGCAGGAACCTTTCAAGTCTTTACCTATACTATGGACCATCCATGAACAAGCGCTTGCTACTCGATCAAGAAAATACTCTTCAAATAGGCAGATTGAACTCTTTAATGATTGGAAAAGACTCTTCAGCCGATCTACTGTTGTTGTCTTCCCAAATTATTTCCTGCCG ATGGCTTACTCAGTATTTGATGCTGgaaacttttttgttattcCGGGTTCTCCTGCTGAAGCCTGCAAGGCAGATTCCATTATGGTGTTAGACAAAAATCATCTGCTTGCTAAGATGGGTTATGGGTCTGAAGATGTTGTAATTACAATTGTGGGAAGCCAATTTTTGTACAGGGGCTTGTGGTTGGAGCATTCCATTGTTCTACGGGCTGTATTACCGCTTCTTGAGGACTTCCCGTTGGATAATAATTCTTATTCTCATCTCAAAATTATTGTTTTGAGTGGAGACTCAACAAGTAACTATAGTTCCGTTGTTGAG GCCATTGCTTACAACTTGAAGTACCCAAGTGGCATTGTGAAGCATGTAGCTGTTGATATGGCTGCAGACAGCGTCCTAAGCATATCTGATGTTGTGATATATGGATCCTTCCTTGAAGAGCAATCATTTCCAGACATTTTAATCAGGGCCATGTGCCTTGGGAAACCAATTGTTGCCCCAGATCTCTCCATGATCAGGAAATAT GTTGATGATAGAGTCAACGGCTACCTTTTCCCTAAGGAAAATATCAGGGTTCTTTCACAAATCATTTTGCAAGTTATTTCGAAAGGAAAGTTATCACCTCTAGCTCGCAACATTGCCTCAATAGGGAGAGGTACTGCAAAAAGCATGATGGTGTCGGAAACTATTGAAGGATATGCTTCGCTTCTTGAAAATGTTCTCATGCTCCCCTCGGAAGTTGCACCGCCCAGGGCTGTTGCAGAAATCCCTCcaaaattgaaagaacaaTGGCAATGGCACTTATTTGAAGCAGTATCAAATTTAACATATCTTGATAGAAATTTGAGAAGTCACACATTTTTAGATGACTTCGAGGAGCAGTATAATCGTACTCAACAGCAGACATTTAATGCTATCACTGCAACCAATTATTCATTTCTATACAGTATATGGGCCGAAGAAAAATACAGTCAGATGGTGaattccaaaaaaagaagagaggaagaaatg TTAAAGGATAGAAGTGATCAATCCCATGGAACATGGGAGGAAGTGTATCGAAATGCCAAAAGAATTGATCGGTCCAAGAATGATTTGCATGAAAGGGATGAAAGGGAGCTTGAGAGGATAGGCCAACCATTGTGTATATATGAACCTTACTTTGGTGAGGGGACCTGGCCTTTTTTACACCTAAAATCTCTTTATCGGGGAATTGGGTTG TCCACTAAAGGTCGAAGACCTAGGACCGATGATGTTGATGCACCTTCTCGTCTTCCACTTCTTAATAACCCTTATTATCGAGATCTACTTGGTGAATATGGAGCCTTCTTTGCTATTGCAAACCGGATTGATCGTATACATAAAAATGCTTGGATAGGGTTTCAGTCATGGAGAATAACAGCAAGGAAG GCATCTTTATCTGGAATAGCTGAAAATGCTTTGTTAGATGCTATTCAAACACGAAGGCATGGGGATGCACTGTACTTTTGGGTGCGTATGGATGATGATCCACGGAATGATCTGAGACAAGATTTTTGGTCATTCTGTGATGGTATAAATGCTGGAAACTGCAA GTTTGCTTTTTCGGAGGCTTTTAAAAGGATGTATGGCTTAAAGTACAATACAGAATCTTTACCGCCCATGCCTGTGGATGGGGACACGTGGTCTGTCATGCATACCTGGGCTTTGCCAACGAAGTCATTCCTAGAGTTTGTAATGTTTTCCAG AATGTTTGTGGATGCTTTGGATGCACAAATGTATGATGAACACCATTCAAGTGGACGCTGTTATCTGAGTTTGTCAAAA GACAAACATTGCTACTCACGGCTTCTTGAGTTACTTGTAAATGTTTGGGCATACCACAGCGCGAGGAGGATGGTATATGTGCACCCTGAGACTGGTGTGATGCAGGAACAGCATAGGTTCAAGAGTCGGAGAGGTCATATGTGGATCAAATGGTTCTCATACTCCACCCTAAAGAGCATGGATGAGGACTTGGCAGAAGAATCAGATTTAGAGCACCCCAGGAGGCGGTGGTTGTGGCCGTCAACAGGTGAGGTCTTCTGGCAAGGTGTATacgaaaaagagagaaatttaCGGCATAAgcagaaagagaagaggaagcaGAAGAGTAaggaaaaaatagaaaggatAAGGAAGCGGACTCACCAGAAAGCAATTGGCAAGTATGTAAAGCCCCCACCAGAAGGCACAGATAATTCAAACGCAACAATGGTTACAAGGatttaa